Within the Candidatus Paceibacterota bacterium genome, the region TGCCGTGCGTGCATAATGTTTACTGCCGCACTATTGAGCAATTGCATAAAAAGATTGAGGCGCGTGAAGCCAGGTTTGTGGACCATGCCCCAGACCAGCTCAAACCCCATTGCTTCATTTATGAAAAGCAGTGGGCCGAACAAGGTTTCAAGCTGCTGGAACAGCGCCAGCCGACCTGTATCCTTGTGGTGCCCGCTCACGTCGGACAGGTGTACAAGGCAGATCAGACTGGACTTCGGACCCGTGATACCTACCACGTGACGGAGTACGGCATGGATGCGCTGATGATTTCATCCATCATCTTGACCCACTCAGAGAAAATCTTTGGGTCAAAAATGGATGACATCGCTATCCCCGCCTTGGGAAATGAACATTCCCCCAAAAACGACGGGCAGTTTACCCATACTCCGGTGTACCGGTGGTTTCGAGGAAAACTGCACTTCGGTTTTGTGAAGTCATCGGAAATTCAGGGAGAGAGGTTTGTGGCGGCCTCTTGGTATCTGATGGCAAAGACTTAGAGTCTAAGATCAAAAATCAAAACTATCGGTTGCGTGTGGAACACACGCAACCGATTTTCTTTTAGCGCTTTAGTGAGAAAGGCTATCCCATTTTATCTTGGCTTATTTTATGAGATGATCCTGAAGATATTTGATAGTCCCGCCTACCTTTTTGCCAGGATTAAAAATATTTAATGGGTCAAAAATATGTTTGATTCCTACAAAAAGCTGGTACATTTCTGGACCAAACATTTTTTCCACAAAAGGCGTGCGAATAATGCCGTCATTGTGCTCAGCCGTGATCGAACCACCATATTGGATAATAAGATCATACACTTTTTCGGATACAGGCACTATTTTGGCTCTCTCAGATTCCTTTTTAAAATCCATCAAGGGAATAATATGGTAGTTGCCATTGCCTGCATGTCCGGCAATATTGGCTGTGATGCCATTATCCTTCAAAATTTTGAGAAGTTTAGGTAGAAACTCAGGCATCTTGGCTGGATCAATAATAAAATCATCAATAAACGGTGCCGTGCGCTTGCCATGGACATGCTGACGAAGAAGATTGAAACTCTCACGGCGCATGACCCAATATTTATCAGAGTCTTGACCCTCTTCGAGCACTCGAGCATAGACTGGAAATTTTTTCAGGGCCTGCATAATCTCAACCGTCTTTTTATTTACTGTCTGCTGATCATTTTCGGCCAGCTCGATGAGGACAATCAGTTTTGGTAGGCCGAGCATCCTTAAGCCGATAAAAAACTCCGGAAGAAAACCTAAAGCAAATTTAAACAAACCAAGATGCACCTTGCGGGCAATTTCGGGCATAAAACGCATGCCAAGCTTGAGAGTGGTATCATCGAAAGTTTCCATACTCTCTGGTCCATAGGGCAAAGTAGCATTGACTACAGCAGGCAGGTCATCCCAACTTTTGAAAAAAACTGTGATCAATTTACGATCCGGAGTATCTTTGACCAAACGGATTTTGGCGCGGGTGAGAATACCCAGGGTCCCTTGAGATCCGACAAAAAGCTGACTTAGATCAAACGTATCCTTAGCCTTATCCCATACCCGCCACAAAGCGTAACCAGACGAATTTTTTGAAGTAGTCGGCGTAGCTGCCCGGATGACTTCATCATTCTTTGAAATAAGCGCATAGGTTTTTTTATATAGATCACCTTCAAAATCCCCCTGCGACATTTTAGCTTCAAGCTCAGAGCGGCTTAGTTTTTTGAAACTGTACTCCTTGCCATCGGCTAGGACCATCGATATTTCTTCGACAAAATCTCGAATCTGCCCATAGCGCAGCGTTTTTTCACCCGCCGAATTATTCATGACCATCCCCCCAAGAGCAGCCAGATCTTTCGAAGCAGGATAGACTGGCAAAGAAATATGCTTTGGCAAAGTCACTGTCTCAAAGTCATGATAAAAAACCCCAGGCTCAACGATTGCCTTTAGGTTTTCTATATCCACGTCTTCACGTTTAAAATATCGAGTGAAGTCTAGGATGAGTGACTCATTTAACGGTCCCCCGCTCATATCTGTCCCAGCTGAGCGGCCAGTGATGGAGAGTTCTGGATGAGCTGACTTGTTATCATTTACAAACTTGACCAGCTGCTGAACGTCGTAAGAATCTTTTGGGTATAAGACCAAAGTTGGCTTGACTTCGAGAAGCGAAGCATCGTGACTATATTTTAGAAGAGTCTCCTGATCATCCGCAATATCTCCCCGAAAAAAGGCTTTGATGATTTCTTTCATAGGCTACGCCATTATAGCATAGAGATATTTTGTTTTACTGATTTGTAGTAGTAGCTGTGCTTGTAGCTGAGGCTTCAGTCTCAAGATGGAAAGCTTTCAGGCCCGCCAAGATAGTTTTGATATCTTTTTGAGCAGTTTTCAAATCATCTGTCCCTGTTTTGATTTTAGCCCGAGCTGCCACTAGAGCGGCTTTATTTGAGGCTGCGACTATCTGATCGCCATTGTCAGGTGTGAGTCCAGAAATACCACTGATTGCAGCTTGAGCTTGAGCTTTGGCATCAGCAGCCTTTGCATTTATCTCAGAAAGGGCCGCTACCAGAGCCGTGACATCCTTGCCTGCAGTCTGAGCTGAGGTGATACGGGCCTGGATCTTTACCCCTAGACCTGTCATCAAGTCTGCTGTGGTTATGATTCGGTCAGCCGCGGCGACCAAATGATCCCTAGGCACTATCAGCGCAAAAATACGATATGACTTTGTGATTGATTGGATTTCCGTACGAAGAGTGGTGGTACTATTGTCCGCATCGATAGTGGTCTTCAAAGTATTTAGGACTGAGATCTGAGCTTGGGCGTCAGCAGAGATTGAAGCCTTCTCTGAATCTGAAATATTTTTCAAACCTGCCAACCTGGTCACCAGATCATTCAAAGCACTGACGCGTCGAGTGATTTCTTGATCGGCTCGACTTTTAGCCACAGTCATTCTTTGTCCTTCAAGCTGAGCCTGGACGCTTGCTCGGGCCTCAATCCGAGCTTCCCTAGTAGAGCTGGCTGAGCTAGAAGCCCCAATCCCCACAGAAGCTGAGCCTGTCAGAGCTAGAGCATTTGTAGAAGCTGGGGCAGCGATCACTCCAGCCAAGGCTATGATAGTAGCCCCTGTAAAAAACGAAACCAGTGAAATATTTATTTTTTTCATAATTTTTGATTTAAATGGTAAGAGAAAATTAGTAACTCTGTTGAACTGGTTTATCATTGAGACCCTGATCAGCGCTGGCTGAGTCGCTATTGACCGCATTTATCTGGCCAT harbors:
- a CDS encoding FAD-binding oxidoreductase — protein: MKEIIKAFFRGDIADDQETLLKYSHDASLLEVKPTLVLYPKDSYDVQQLVKFVNDNKSAHPELSITGRSAGTDMSGGPLNESLILDFTRYFKREDVDIENLKAIVEPGVFYHDFETVTLPKHISLPVYPASKDLAALGGMVMNNSAGEKTLRYGQIRDFVEEISMVLADGKEYSFKKLSRSELEAKMSQGDFEGDLYKKTYALISKNDEVIRAATPTTSKNSSGYALWRVWDKAKDTFDLSQLFVGSQGTLGILTRAKIRLVKDTPDRKLITVFFKSWDDLPAVVNATLPYGPESMETFDDTTLKLGMRFMPEIARKVHLGLFKFALGFLPEFFIGLRMLGLPKLIVLIELAENDQQTVNKKTVEIMQALKKFPVYARVLEEGQDSDKYWVMRRESFNLLRQHVHGKRTAPFIDDFIIDPAKMPEFLPKLLKILKDNGITANIAGHAGNGNYHIIPLMDFKKESERAKIVPVSEKVYDLIIQYGGSITAEHNDGIIRTPFVEKMFGPEMYQLFVGIKHIFDPLNIFNPGKKVGGTIKYLQDHLIK